In the Chryseobacterium sp. MYb264 genome, one interval contains:
- the paaB gene encoding 1,2-phenylacetyl-CoA epoxidase subunit PaaB: MANLDMWEVFIQTKPGLSHKHVGIVQAPTAEMALQNARDVYTRRKEGTSVWVVPSKYIVTSEGVDKEAFFDPADDKLYRHPTFYDIPNDVKNM, translated from the coding sequence ATGGCAAATTTAGATATGTGGGAAGTGTTTATTCAGACTAAACCGGGATTATCTCACAAACATGTTGGAATTGTACAGGCACCAACAGCAGAAATGGCTTTGCAGAACGCAAGAGACGTTTATACAAGAAGAAAAGAAGGAACTTCTGTTTGGGTAGTTCCAAGTAAATATATCGTGACTTCGGAAGGGGTTGATAAAGAAGCGTTCTTCGATCCAGCGGATGATAAATTGTACCGTCACCCGACGTTCTACGACATTCCAAACGATGTGAAAAATATGTAA
- the pcaF gene encoding 3-oxoadipyl-CoA thiolase: MNNVYIIDYVRTPISKLAGGLSEVRADDLAAVVIKEVVARNPEVPVDEIEDVIFGCANQAGEDNRNVARMGLLLAGLPYKIGGETVNRLCASGMSAVANAFRSIASGEGEIYIAGGVEHMTRSPYVMSKPSAAFGRDSQMFDTTFGWRFVNPKMKELYGVDGMGDTAENLADMHNISREDQDKFALWSQQKATKAQESGRLAEEIVKVEIPQRKGEPKIFDTDEFIKPTSSMEGLGKLRPAFRKEGTVTAGNASGMNDGAAALILASEEAVKKYGLKPKAKILGSSVAGVEPRIMGIGPVEATQKLLKRLNLSLDDMDIIELNEAFAAQALAVTRTLGLKDDDSRVNPNGGAIAIGHPLGVSGARIVGSAAMELQKQDKKYALCTLCIGVGQGYAMVIEKV; the protein is encoded by the coding sequence ATGAACAACGTATATATCATAGATTATGTAAGAACGCCCATCTCAAAATTGGCCGGAGGACTTTCTGAAGTTCGTGCGGACGATTTGGCAGCGGTGGTGATTAAAGAAGTGGTGGCAAGAAACCCTGAAGTTCCTGTGGACGAAATTGAGGATGTTATTTTCGGATGTGCGAATCAGGCGGGTGAAGATAACAGAAATGTAGCAAGAATGGGACTTTTATTGGCTGGGCTTCCCTATAAAATCGGTGGTGAAACGGTTAACAGACTTTGTGCTTCAGGAATGTCGGCGGTGGCGAATGCTTTCCGTTCGATTGCTTCCGGTGAAGGTGAAATTTACATCGCAGGTGGAGTAGAGCACATGACGCGTTCGCCTTATGTAATGTCAAAACCAAGTGCAGCTTTCGGTAGAGATAGTCAGATGTTTGATACGACCTTCGGATGGAGATTTGTCAATCCTAAAATGAAAGAATTATACGGGGTTGATGGAATGGGAGACACCGCTGAAAATTTAGCAGATATGCATAATATCAGCCGTGAAGATCAGGATAAATTTGCCCTTTGGTCTCAACAAAAAGCGACGAAAGCTCAGGAAAGCGGAAGATTGGCGGAAGAAATCGTAAAAGTTGAAATTCCACAAAGAAAAGGCGAACCGAAAATCTTCGATACAGACGAATTCATCAAACCAACTTCTTCAATGGAAGGATTAGGAAAACTTCGTCCGGCCTTCAGAAAAGAAGGAACAGTAACAGCTGGAAATGCTTCGGGAATGAACGACGGAGCAGCTGCTTTAATTTTAGCAAGCGAAGAAGCAGTAAAAAAATATGGTTTAAAACCAAAAGCTAAAATCTTAGGATCATCTGTTGCCGGTGTTGAGCCAAGAATTATGGGAATCGGACCTGTTGAAGCGACTCAGAAATTACTAAAAAGACTGAATCTTTCATTAGATGATATGGACATCATTGAATTGAATGAAGCATTCGCAGCTCAGGCTTTAGCCGTAACGAGAACTTTAGGTTTAAAAGATGATGATTCAAGAGTAAATCCAAACGGAGGAGCTATTGCAATCGGTCATCCACTTGGAGTTTCAGGAGCGAGAATCGTTGGTTCTGCAGCCATGGAACTTCAAAAACAAGATAAAAAATATGCTTTGTGTACCCTTTGTATCGGTGTCGGACAAGGTTATGCAATGGTGATTGAAAAAGTATAA
- a CDS encoding acyltransferase, whose product MNIYSYHGIRPIIKPSAYVHPQAVIIGNVEIGEEVYIGPNAVIRGDWGKIIIKDGANVQENCTLHVFPGIETILEESAHIGHGAIIHSGHIGKNCLVGMNAVVMDKAVIGDECIIGALAFVPANFRCDARKLIVGSPAKIIRDVSDEMIKWKTQGTRLYQELAREGKDAILPCEPFSEYVQQIPTKVVDYSIWDDVK is encoded by the coding sequence ATGAATATCTACTCATATCACGGAATTCGTCCCATCATCAAACCTTCCGCTTACGTTCATCCACAAGCGGTGATCATTGGAAATGTGGAAATCGGAGAGGAAGTTTATATTGGTCCAAACGCGGTTATTCGTGGCGACTGGGGGAAAATTATCATCAAAGACGGTGCGAATGTTCAGGAAAACTGTACCCTTCACGTTTTTCCGGGGATTGAAACCATTTTGGAAGAATCGGCGCATATCGGTCACGGAGCGATTATTCATTCCGGACATATCGGAAAAAATTGTTTGGTTGGAATGAACGCAGTCGTAATGGATAAAGCCGTTATCGGTGATGAATGTATCATCGGAGCGTTGGCTTTCGTTCCTGCCAATTTCAGATGTGATGCTAGAAAACTGATCGTTGGAAGTCCGGCAAAAATCATCCGTGATGTTTCCGATGAGATGATCAAATGGAAAACGCAAGGAACAAGATTATATCAGGAATTGGCAAGAGAAGGTAAAGATGCGATCTTGCCTTGCGAACCTTTTTCAGAATATGTACAACAGATTCCTACAAAAGTTGTTGATTACAGCATTTGGGATGATGTGAAATAA
- the paaC gene encoding 1,2-phenylacetyl-CoA epoxidase subunit PaaC: MNPLYNYLLKLADDSFIMGQRLSAWCGEGPYLEEDIALTNIALDELGQANNFYVYASRVIDNGKSEDDLAFLRYEHEYLNAHWAELPNEDYAQTILKVYVFAVYQKLMYEALSNSANEELSAIAQKSLKEVRYHYTHAASWMKIFAQGTEESKSRLEKAIENIWEYTKGLFAKTEGEDDLVDLNIAPNADALYEEFVAITQKDFAGFGLEYPVNPFMQPKSRTGYHTEYFGFILCELQYMQRAYPGCTW, encoded by the coding sequence ATGAACCCATTATATAATTATTTATTAAAACTAGCAGACGACAGTTTCATTATGGGACAGCGTTTGTCTGCATGGTGCGGTGAAGGTCCTTATTTAGAGGAAGATATTGCATTAACGAATATTGCGTTGGATGAACTTGGACAGGCGAATAACTTTTACGTTTACGCTTCAAGAGTGATCGACAACGGAAAAAGCGAAGATGATCTGGCGTTTCTAAGATACGAACACGAATATCTAAATGCACACTGGGCAGAACTTCCGAACGAAGATTATGCTCAGACGATCTTAAAAGTGTACGTTTTTGCGGTATATCAGAAGCTGATGTATGAAGCATTATCAAATTCTGCCAATGAAGAACTTTCTGCCATTGCTCAGAAATCGTTGAAAGAAGTAAGGTATCACTATACTCACGCTGCTTCGTGGATGAAAATTTTCGCTCAGGGAACAGAAGAAAGTAAATCCCGTTTAGAAAAAGCAATCGAAAATATTTGGGAATATACGAAAGGTCTATTCGCAAAAACAGAAGGAGAAGATGATTTGGTAGATTTAAATATTGCTCCGAATGCAGATGCTCTTTATGAAGAATTCGTTGCAATTACACAGAAAGATTTTGCAGGTTTCGGCTTAGAATATCCTGTAAATCCTTTCATGCAGCCAAAATCAAGAACAGGTTACCACACAGAATATTTTGGATTTATCCTTTGTGAGCTGCAATATATGCAGAGAGCATATCCGGGATGTACTTGGTAA
- the paaD gene encoding 1,2-phenylacetyl-CoA epoxidase subunit PaaD produces the protein MKNPLEILELVPDPEIPVINIVELGIVRDAKVTGSNSVEVTITPTYSACPAMFTIEEDIMKIMKENGWDAKVVTKMFPIWTTDWLTDDAREKLRVYGITPPEKGADEHHIGKPKKCPRCGSMNSKQISRFGSTLCKASYQCLDCLEPFDYFKCH, from the coding sequence TTGAAAAATCCTTTAGAAATATTAGAACTCGTTCCCGATCCGGAAATTCCGGTAATTAATATCGTGGAATTGGGTATTGTGAGAGATGCGAAGGTTACAGGTTCGAATTCTGTCGAGGTTACCATTACACCAACTTATTCTGCCTGCCCCGCTATGTTTACCATTGAGGAAGACATCATGAAAATCATGAAGGAAAATGGTTGGGATGCAAAAGTAGTGACCAAAATGTTTCCGATTTGGACCACAGATTGGCTGACGGATGATGCAAGAGAAAAACTTCGCGTTTACGGAATCACACCTCCCGAAAAAGGAGCAGATGAACATCACATTGGGAAACCAAAAAAATGTCCTCGTTGTGGTTCTATGAACTCCAAACAGATCAGCAGATTCGGATCTACTTTATGTAAGGCTTCGTATCAGTGTTTAGACTGTTTAGAGCCTTTTGATTATTTTAAATGCCACTAA
- a CDS encoding alpha/beta hydrolase: MIKKLLIISTILFTFQSVAFAQTGNVKPLTIGEIRTIESKILNEERTLNIYLPQNFDKTKSYPIIYLLDGSMNEDFIHVTGLVQFFNQMYSMPETIVVGIANIDRKRDFTFHTDLKDLQKDYPTTGHSDKFISFLEKELKPYIESQFKTTDKYVFGQSLGGLLATEILLKKPEMFNNYFIISPSLWWDDESLLKQAPQLLAKIQDTKKFVYVSVGKGEHPVMVKDAEDLFDVLKKANKKNWTLEYKMMETDNHATILHRSLYEGLVKLFPYQEAKN, encoded by the coding sequence ATGATTAAAAAACTTCTTATTATCTCCACAATTTTATTTACATTTCAATCTGTCGCTTTTGCCCAGACTGGAAATGTAAAACCATTAACTATTGGAGAAATCAGAACCATAGAATCTAAAATTTTAAACGAAGAAAGAACACTAAATATCTATCTTCCGCAAAATTTCGACAAAACAAAATCTTACCCAATTATCTATCTTTTAGATGGAAGCATGAATGAAGATTTTATTCACGTGACGGGTTTAGTTCAATTCTTCAATCAGATGTATTCCATGCCGGAAACAATCGTGGTCGGAATTGCTAATATTGACAGAAAAAGAGACTTTACTTTTCATACGGATTTAAAAGATTTACAAAAAGATTATCCTACAACGGGACATTCGGATAAATTCATCAGTTTTCTGGAGAAAGAATTGAAACCTTATATTGAAAGTCAGTTTAAAACTACCGATAAATATGTATTCGGGCAATCATTGGGCGGACTGTTAGCCACGGAAATTCTGTTGAAAAAACCGGAAATGTTTAATAACTATTTTATCATCAGTCCAAGTTTATGGTGGGATGATGAAAGTCTTTTAAAACAGGCTCCTCAATTATTAGCCAAAATTCAGGACACGAAAAAATTCGTTTATGTTTCTGTCGGAAAAGGTGAACATCCGGTGATGGTAAAAGATGCTGAAGATTTATTTGATGTTTTGAAAAAAGCGAACAAAAAAAATTGGACTTTAGAATATAAAATGATGGAAACAGACAATCATGCAACGATTCTTCACAGAAGTTTGTATGAAGGTTTGGTGAAATTGTTTCCGTATCAAGAAGCGAAAAATTAA
- a CDS encoding enoyl-CoA hydratase/isomerase family protein: MYTQLDIESHFDGKLKIAYLNQPDTMNALTKPSLLDLKDFVKECSNDPEVRCVAISGRGRAFCSGQNLDDAFVTGKEHQDNDIIRKIVVDYYNPLVTEITRCRKPVVALVNGPAVGAGAMLALICDFVLASEKAYFSQAFSNIGLIPDTGGTYFLPKLLGRQLANYLAFTGKKLSAEESKSYGLVAEVFSEEEFISKSLEILEKTSNMPTVGLKLTKKAFAASYNNSLKDQLELEGDLQQEAAETEDFIEGVNAFLEKRKPDYKGR; the protein is encoded by the coding sequence ATGTACACACAACTCGATATTGAATCACATTTCGACGGAAAGCTGAAAATTGCTTATCTGAATCAACCGGACACCATGAATGCGCTAACAAAGCCATCTTTATTAGATTTAAAAGACTTTGTGAAAGAGTGCAGCAATGATCCTGAAGTACGATGCGTTGCGATTTCAGGAAGAGGAAGAGCATTTTGCTCCGGTCAGAACCTGGATGACGCTTTTGTAACGGGAAAAGAGCATCAAGATAATGATATTATCAGAAAAATTGTGGTGGATTATTATAATCCGTTAGTTACAGAAATTACTCGTTGCAGAAAGCCGGTTGTTGCTTTGGTAAATGGCCCTGCTGTGGGAGCAGGAGCAATGTTGGCATTAATCTGCGATTTTGTCTTAGCCAGTGAAAAAGCTTATTTCTCACAGGCATTTTCCAATATAGGATTAATTCCTGATACCGGAGGTACCTATTTCTTACCAAAACTATTGGGGAGACAGTTGGCCAATTATTTAGCATTTACCGGTAAAAAATTATCGGCTGAAGAATCAAAATCGTATGGTTTGGTGGCAGAAGTTTTCTCGGAAGAGGAATTCATTTCCAAATCATTGGAAATTTTAGAAAAAACATCCAATATGCCGACCGTTGGCTTGAAATTAACGAAAAAAGCTTTTGCCGCTTCGTATAACAACTCTCTGAAAGATCAATTGGAACTGGAAGGCGATCTTCAGCAGGAAGCAGCAGAAACGGAAGATTTTATCGAAGGTGTAAATGCCTTTTTAGAAAAAAGAAAACCTGATTATAAAGGAAGATAA
- the paaI gene encoding hydroxyphenylacetyl-CoA thioesterase PaaI produces the protein MNPRQVVDYMMEKDYFSQFLGIKIIDIKENYSLIEMEITKQMLNGLGTVHGGVTFAFADSAFAFSSNNDGNAAVALSVTINFTKAGREGDIFRAESVLVNDTRKTAIYDIKITNQNNDQVAKFVGTVYKIGKKVTEL, from the coding sequence ATGAATCCGAGACAGGTTGTAGATTATATGATGGAGAAAGACTATTTCTCCCAATTTTTAGGAATAAAAATCATTGATATTAAAGAAAATTATTCTTTGATTGAAATGGAAATCACCAAACAAATGCTCAACGGATTGGGAACAGTTCATGGAGGAGTAACATTCGCTTTTGCAGATTCTGCATTTGCTTTTTCATCAAACAATGACGGAAACGCAGCGGTTGCATTAAGTGTAACCATCAATTTTACCAAAGCCGGAAGGGAAGGAGATATTTTCAGAGCAGAAAGTGTTTTGGTAAATGATACCAGAAAAACGGCGATTTACGACATTAAAATTACCAATCAAAATAACGATCAGGTAGCAAAATTTGTTGGAACAGTGTATAAAATCGGGAAAAAAGTAACGGAGCTATAG
- a CDS encoding 3-hydroxyacyl-CoA dehydrogenase NAD-binding domain-containing protein, with the protein MKVGIIGAGTMGIGIAQVAATNGCRVWVYDANPKQVETATVGLEKTLTKLVDKQKISSEKMVEILSNISIATELKDFKDCELIIEAIIENKDIKTKVFTELEKHVSESCVIGSNTSSISITSLGAELQKPERFIGIHFFNPAPLMPLVEVIPSLLTEKSLAEKIYNLMKEWGKTPVIAKDIPGFIVNRIARPYYGEGLRLVEENIATVEQVDDAMKTIGNFKMGPFELMDLIGVDVNFSVTKTVYNEYFYDPKYKPSLLQQRMSEAKLHGRKTGKGFYDYSEGAEKPVAEKDDVLYQQIFLRIISMLINEAVEAKRLGIANDEDLELAMQKGVNYPKGLLAWGKEIGYAKISETLQNLYEEYQEERYRQSPLLRKL; encoded by the coding sequence ATGAAAGTAGGAATTATCGGTGCCGGAACAATGGGAATCGGCATTGCACAAGTAGCTGCAACGAACGGATGCAGGGTTTGGGTGTACGACGCCAATCCGAAACAAGTAGAAACGGCAACTGTAGGTCTGGAAAAAACATTAACCAAATTGGTTGATAAGCAGAAAATTTCATCAGAAAAAATGGTCGAAATTTTATCTAATATTTCCATAGCTACAGAATTGAAGGACTTCAAAGATTGCGAATTAATTATTGAAGCCATCATCGAAAACAAAGACATAAAAACCAAAGTTTTCACAGAATTAGAGAAACACGTTTCCGAAAGCTGTGTGATTGGTTCCAATACATCATCCATTTCCATCACCTCTCTCGGTGCGGAATTACAGAAACCGGAGCGTTTCATCGGAATTCACTTCTTCAATCCGGCTCCTTTGATGCCTTTAGTTGAGGTTATCCCTTCTTTATTAACAGAAAAATCTTTAGCGGAAAAAATCTATAATCTGATGAAAGAGTGGGGTAAAACTCCTGTTATTGCAAAGGATATTCCTGGATTTATCGTTAATAGAATTGCCCGTCCTTACTACGGTGAAGGATTGAGATTGGTTGAGGAAAACATTGCAACAGTAGAACAGGTAGATGATGCCATGAAAACAATAGGAAACTTCAAAATGGGACCTTTTGAATTAATGGATTTAATTGGTGTTGATGTGAATTTTTCTGTGACAAAAACAGTGTACAACGAATATTTCTACGATCCAAAATATAAACCATCTCTTCTTCAGCAAAGAATGTCGGAAGCAAAACTTCACGGCAGAAAAACCGGAAAAGGGTTCTACGATTATTCTGAAGGGGCAGAAAAACCTGTTGCCGAAAAAGATGATGTACTTTATCAACAAATATTTTTGAGAATTATTTCAATGCTAATCAATGAAGCGGTTGAAGCAAAAAGATTAGGTATTGCGAACGATGAAGATTTAGAATTGGCCATGCAGAAAGGTGTAAATTATCCAAAAGGGTTATTGGCTTGGGGAAAAGAAATCGGATATGCAAAAATCTCCGAAACGCTACAAAATCTTTACGAAGAATATCAGGAAGAAAGATACAGACAAAGTCCTTTGCTGCGTAAATTATAA
- a CDS encoding four helix bundle protein translates to MINFENNPLISKTVQFSLDIIEFCELLDEKRKFVIAKQLLRSGTSIGANSFEAQNPHSKNDFINKIKIAAKELEETKYWLYLCKHSKTYPFDEKLELQITEIGKIIYKILSTSLKN, encoded by the coding sequence ATGATAAACTTCGAAAACAACCCATTAATTTCCAAAACAGTTCAGTTTTCTTTAGATATAATTGAATTTTGTGAACTGTTAGATGAAAAAAGAAAATTTGTTATTGCTAAACAATTGTTACGTTCCGGAACTAGCATTGGAGCTAACTCGTTTGAAGCACAAAACCCACACAGCAAGAATGATTTTATCAATAAAATTAAAATTGCAGCAAAAGAATTAGAAGAAACAAAATATTGGCTCTATCTCTGTAAACATTCTAAAACTTATCCATTCGATGAAAAGTTAGAACTTCAGATTACTGAGATTGGAAAAATTATTTATAAAATATTAAGTACAAGCTTGAAAAATTAG